From Azospirillum brasilense:
CCGGTCGTCCACGGCCTGCTGGACGACGGCATGGATGCGGGTGGAGAGATGGGTGGACGGAGCAGCGTGATGCAGAGGAGATGGCGAGTTCGTCATGGCTGGTGCCTCGATGCGATCGGCAATGCCCCGACGATAGAAATCTCTCGATTAAAGAAAAAGTAGGCTACATTTCCTTGTTGTGCGGAACAAACAGTCCGCAATCACCTAGGGGATGCCGATCATGGACAGCCTGAACGGCTTCATGGTGTTCGTGCAGGTCGCCGAGACCCGCAGCTTCGTCGCCGCCGGCCGGCTGCTGGGCGTGTCGGCCTCGGCTGTGGGCAAGAGCGTGGCGCGGCTGGAAGAGAAGCTGGGCGTGCGGCTGTTCCATCGCAGCACGCGCAGCGTCACGTTGACAGCCGAGGGGACGCTGTTCCTGGAGCGCAGTCGTCGCATCCTGGCCGAGATCGAAGCCGCGGAACTGGAGTTGTCGCAGCTCACGGCCGCGCCGCGCGGTCGCCTGCGGGTGAGCCTGCCGCTGGTCAGTTCGCTGATGCTGCCGGTGCTCGGCGAGTTCATGCGCGCCTATCCCGCGATAGAGTTGGACCTGGATTTCACCGACCGCATGGTCGATGTCATCGAGGAGGGCTTCGACGCCGTGGTGCGCACGGGCGAGCCGGCCGACTCACGGCTGTCGGCACGTCGGCTTGGCAGCTTCCAGATGCATCTGGTCGCCTCGCCGGATTACCTGGCGCGGCGGGGCGTACCGCAAACCCCCGCCGATCTTCTGCAGCAAACCTGCCTGCACTACCGCTTTCCCAACAGCGGCAAGCTGGAGGTCTGGGCGCTGCGGCAACCCCCCGGCGAGCCCGAACTGCAACTGCCCACCTCGATGATCTGCAACAACATCGAGACGCGCGTGTGCTTCGCGCTGCAAGGTCTGGGAATCGCCTTCCTGCCGGACTTCGCCATCCGCGAGCCCTTGGCCGATGGACGGCTGGTGCCGATCCTGACCGATTATGTGGAACGCACCGGCCTCTTCCACGTGCTGTGGCCGGCAAGCAAGCACCCCTCGCCAAAGGTCCGGGCGCTGGTCGACTTCCTCTGCGCCAGGGTGTTCCCAACAACGAAGAGCAAGGCGTCCAAGCCCGAAGACCAGCCCCGGAGGTGAGGGCCCGGCGCTGCCGAAGCAACCTCATGCGTGGCCTCGATCACCGAGGGCGGGCGGTCGATTCAGCTCGGAGCGTTACGGTTGGTCTCCGTACAGCCGATTGCTCGGGTAGCCGGGCACCGGTTCGGCCGCCAACCCGCGGCACAGGAGAGCCGCCGACGCCTGCGCGATCTCGTCGATGGTCCAGGCCCCCTCGGGCCGATGCCATTTCGTCACCCAGTTTGCGGCCCCCAGGACGGAGAAGACGGCGAATTTCGGATCGCAGCGCAGGATGCTGCCATCCGTCACCCCGGCGCGCACGACGTCCTGCAAGCGGCGCTCGAAGGCATCGCGCTTCTCGATCACCACCTGCAACTGTTCGTCGCTGAGCGACCGTTCCTCCAAGATGACGACGCTGAAGCTGTCCTCGCCGATGATCGAGATGACGTAAGCGACG
This genomic window contains:
- a CDS encoding LysR family transcriptional regulator — translated: MDSLNGFMVFVQVAETRSFVAAGRLLGVSASAVGKSVARLEEKLGVRLFHRSTRSVTLTAEGTLFLERSRRILAEIEAAELELSQLTAAPRGRLRVSLPLVSSLMLPVLGEFMRAYPAIELDLDFTDRMVDVIEEGFDAVVRTGEPADSRLSARRLGSFQMHLVASPDYLARRGVPQTPADLLQQTCLHYRFPNSGKLEVWALRQPPGEPELQLPTSMICNNIETRVCFALQGLGIAFLPDFAIREPLADGRLVPILTDYVERTGLFHVLWPASKHPSPKVRALVDFLCARVFPTTKSKASKPEDQPRR
- a CDS encoding TetR/AcrR family transcriptional regulator, whose protein sequence is MARWNKSVLNPEQQRSLKLEVLYKVAAAAFRRNGYHGTSLVDIADILGVSKATLYYYVKNKQDLLFQCHLAAADQALETICTDPSLNGLERLRRSLVAYVISIIGEDSFSVVILEERSLSDEQLQVVIEKRDAFERRLQDVVRAGVTDGSILRCDPKFAVFSVLGAANWVTKWHRPEGAWTIDEIAQASAALLCRGLAAEPVPGYPSNRLYGDQP